The Musa acuminata AAA Group cultivar baxijiao chromosome BXJ1-3, Cavendish_Baxijiao_AAA, whole genome shotgun sequence genome window below encodes:
- the LOC135634305 gene encoding formin-like protein 8: MMLLVELSLLCAAVASASDGGGGSRRVLHQPLYPVQWTPPPPPQEFLDPPPDTSDAAVTSSGPSASSASKKVVAVAASASGVALVVLVLLGLFLYRLRRADRSPDAGKVMGRDDSGGRWEGRPASSEAAQDLLYPGTTDTVSTAASGWRQGSESNGSPYRKLGLERMLEMHHPSPELRPLPSLTATASREVIVPLSMASSDEDTFYTAQRSLASATSESPGSPVSRRSLPSMSSGGKEFLVLAAAEADSAPRSMQLTTYSKAEVRQIIPPMKQQPPPPAPPPPPPPPPPPTTDKFTRNPRPPPPPPPPPPPVEAVEQDEQPIKAPVAPIAPFSRRRLLNPLPPEAARFNIPLPPAKVGNEVASSSRQIEEAREDLEGDAKPKLKPLHWDKVRASSDRAMVWDQLKSSSFQVNEDVIQTLFVNNTTASVPKDASRRQGILPFKRENRVLDPKKSQNIAILLKALKVTTDEVSEALLDGNPECLGAELLETLVKMAPTKEEELRLRGYTGDISKLGSAERFVKAVLDIPFAFKRVDALLYRATFETEVNYLTKSFETLEAACEDLRSSGLFRKLLEAVLRTGNRMNVGTNRGQAKAFKLDTLLKLADVEGTDGKTTLLHFVMQEIMRSEGSGTEPTAESLSDKVREEQFKKQGLKVVAGLSSELGNVRKAAGMDSDVLSGYVSKLEIGLEKIRSVLQLAKSCTQGMNFYELMKKFLEEAEREIDRVKVEEKRVMSLVKETTEYFHGNAAKEEAHPLRIFTVVRDFLSVLDNVCKEVGMLHERTVVGSARSFHTSASALRPVLRRWGQDANSDEDSS; encoded by the exons ATGATGCTACTGGTGGAGCTCTCGCTCCTCTGCGCCGCCGTCGCCTCCGCTTCGGACGGCGGTGGCGGCAGCCGGAGGGTCCTCCACCAGCCGCTGTACCCCGTCCAGTGGACACCCCCGCCGCCGCCACAGGAATTCTTGGACCCGCCTCCGGACACCTCTGACGCGGCCGTCACCTCCTCCGGGCCATCCGCATCGTCGGCGTCCAAGAAGGTCGTCGCTGTCGCGGCGTCCGCCTCCGGGGTCGCCCTCGTGGTTCTGGTTTTGTTGGGGTTGTTCTTGTACCGACTCCGGAGGGCTGATAGGTCACCGGACGCCGGGAAGGTCATGGGCCGAGATGATAGCGGCGGCCGGTGGGAAGGCCGGCCCGCCTCTTCCGAGGCGGCGCAGGACTTGCTCTACCCCGGTACCACGGACACGGTGTCTACGGCGGCTTCGGGGTGGCGGCAGGGCAGCGAATCCAACGGATCGCCCTATCGGAAACTCGGGTTGGAGCGGATGCTGGAAATGCATCATCCGAGCCCCGAGCTCCGGCCGCTTCCTTCGTTGACCGCGACGGCTTCGCGGGAGGTGATCGTTCCTCTGTCGATGGCGTCCTCCGACGAGGACACCTTCTATACTGCGCAGCGGTCGTTGGCGTCCGCCACTAGCGAGAGCCCAGGTAGCCCAGTCTCGCGGCGGAGCCTCCCGAGTATGAGCAGCGGCGGGAAGGAGTTCTTGGTtttggcggcggcggaggcggactCTGCTCCTCGCTCCATGCAGCTCACTACTTACTCGAAAGCTGAAGTCAGACAGATAATCCCACCAATGAAACAACAACCTCCACCACCGGCGCCGCCCCCTCCACCACCTCCGCCACCTCCTCCCACGACAGACAAATTCACCAGAAATCCACGAccccctccgccaccgccgccgccgccaccacctgtCGAAGCCGTGGAGCAAGATGAACAGCCAATTAAAGCTCCTGTGGCACCAATTGCGCCATTTTCCAGGCGTCGATTGCTGAATCCTCTTCCTCCTGAAGCAGCACGGTTCAACATACCACTTCCTCCTGCGAAGGTCGGCAACGAAGTCGCTAGTTCTTCACGGCAAATTGAAGAGGCGAGGGAGGATTTGGAGGGTGATGCAAAGCCCAAGTTGAAGCCTCTACACTGGGACAAAGTTAGAGCGAGCTCCGATCGAGCAATGGTCTGGGACCAATTGAAATCAAGCTCATTTCA AGTGAATGAGGATGTGATTCAGACTCTGTTTGTCAACAACACCACAGCTTCTGTTCCTAAAGATGCAAGCAGAAGACAGGGAATTCTGCCATTCAAGCGGGAGAACAGAGTGTTAGATCCGAAGAAGTCGCAGAACATTGCAATACTCTTGAAGGCATTGAAAGTGACAACAGATGAGGTCTCCGAAGCACTGTTGGATG GTAATCCCGAGTGTTTAGGAGCTGAGCTTTTGGAAACTTTGGTTAAGATGGCACCGACTAAGGAGGAAGAACTAAGATTACGTGGCTACACAGGTGACATTTCTAAGCTAGGTTCGGCCGAGCGCTTTGTAAAAGCAGTGTTGGACATACCATTTGCCTTCAAAAGAGTTGATGCACTGCTCTACAGAGCTACTTTTGAGACAGAAGTCAACTATCTAACGAAATCATTTGAGACCTTAGAG GCAGCATGTGAAGATCTAAGAAGCAGTGGACTATTCCGTAAGCTCTTGGAAGCTGTTCTGAGGACTGGAAACAGGATGAATGTGGGAACCAACCGCGGTCAGGCGAAAGCCTTCAAGCTAGATACTCTTCTAAAACTCGCAGATGTGGAAGGGACTGATGGAAAAACCACACTTCTGCATTTTGTCATGCAAGAGATCATGCGGTCGGAAGGATCAGGTACTGAACCAACAGCAGAGAGTCTCTCTGACAAGGTCAGAGAAGAACAATTCAAGAAACAAGGCTTGAAAGTGGTGGCTGGGTTGAGCAGTGAACTCGGAAATGTCAGGAAGGCAGCTGGAATGGACTCAGATGTGCTCAGTGGTTATGTCTCCAAGCTAGAAATTGGGCTTGAGAAGATAAGGTCAGTTTTACAGCTTGCAAAATCATGCACACAAGGTATGAATTTTTATGAGTTGATGAAGAAATTTCTTGAAGAGGCCGAAAGGGAGATTGATCGTGTTAAGGTCGAGGAAAAGAGGGTGATGAGCCTAGTAAAGGAGACTACGGAATACTTTCATGggaatgcagcaaaggaggaagcCCACCCTCTCAGAATATTTACGGTGGTAAGGGACTTCCTCTCAGTGCTAGATAATGTCTGCAAGGAAGTGGGCATGTTGCACGAGAGGACGGTAGTCGGATCAGCTAGGTCCTTCCATACATCTGCAAGTGCTTTGCGTCCAGTCCTCCGACGGTGGGGACAAGATGCCAATTCAGATGAGGACAGTTCATAA
- the LOC103979856 gene encoding uncharacterized protein LOC103979856 codes for MSSAPTQRFHGSKGPYRYQKKFVPKNDNSSSSTSSSANPSSSNRSNPLRPLTTALRNHSAVAAAHSGSREKRRDGGNFVTYLPHDEAVASGLGADAGGLDAVESQAVVDLLNDELSKILKMSPRDFWREVAKNDALIEFLDSYLQFRNRWSDFPHRGSRGVVAGVIVGELELCRRVFMILYRMSSNKDPGACPNDCLSMKDHTALLQEKNLLDLPKLLDICAIYGHDNEELTKSLVINGIRAQPNLLDKVEAVVSHFLNIVHTMHERCSSSLEVLISSRGHETHGSGHLHKDFLEVMDFINDAVVTLDAFADAYRPASFYLSLSFEMNYGNEDMLRTLARLHDSLLPSLQKGLAIVSSTIADGSSNSLLTETLLSLRMLSARIVKFGWKLLDFCYLNDKLIEDGFQTASKMFPARVEDPVIRGDILVQTFKEINQEISYKFSENHGNGTFLQKLETEFKILRRVDDLRSNGWLFMDEEQYRYISRIAAPTHLKSWELGSVIPISSLNEKVQMDEETVIAESKISQIKDLFPDYGRGFLSACLEVYNQNPEEVIQRILEGTLHEDLLSLDTSLEQVPSRKQTSSHSDKGKGLLLESAPQGTLPSTATGSSRQRKDDAGPPSSSLSSSYGRYTRKPNDEVPNSTILDSRTAKDAVRAAVLAAELEYEDEYDDSFDDLGLSIVESVTEETENLSDRIKSLTGIASGSDTGGSSNSISKWSSQKKLQFYVKDGKNYSYKVSGSIAVYDAQEAALVNQAQKEMIHGLGRGGNLPVGAVKRLMDAEDQDQEHQMPDTAENAGRGNTNPQGRGGRRGGRHHHHRKDRAMKKHLSGVGGY; via the exons ATGTCTTCCGCCCCGACGCAGCGGTTCCACGGATCGAAAGGACCCTATCGCTACCAGAAAAAGTTCGTCCCCAAGAACGATAACTCTTCCTCATCCACCTCTTCCTCGGCAAATCCCTCGAGCTCCAATCGCAGCAATCCTCTCCGGCCCCTCACCACCGCTCTGAGGAACCACTCCGCCGTCGCTGCGGCCCACTCTGGATCGAGGGAGAAGCGCCGAGATGGAGGGAACTTCGTCACCTACTTGCCCCACGACGAGGCCGTGGCCTCCGGCCTCGGCGCTGACGCCGGCGGCCTGGATGCTGTCGAGTCGCAGGCCGTCGTCGACCTCCTCAACGATGAGCTATCCAAGATCCTTAAGATGAGCCCTAGGGATTTCTGGAGAGAAG TGGCGAAGAATGATGCTTTGATTGAGTTCTTGGATAGTTACCTGCAGTTCAGAAATAGATGGTCTGATTTCCCACATCGGGGATCGAGGGGGGTTGTTGCTGGGGTCATCGTCGGGGAGCTTGAGCTATGTCGACGTGTTTTTATGATCCTCTATCGAAT GTCTTCCAACAAGGATCCTGGGGCGTGTCCAAATGATTGCCTCAGTATGAAGGATCATACAG CCCTCTTGCAGGAAAAGAATCTGCTGGATTTGCCAAAATTATTGGATATTTGTGCTATCTATGGACATGATAATGAAGAGTTAACCAAGTCATTG GTCATAAATGGTATAAGAGCCCAGCCAAATCTCCTTGATAAAGTTGAAGCAGTGGTCTCCCATTTCCTAAATATAGTGCACACTATGCATGAACGCTGCAGCTCCTCTTTAGAG GTACTGATTTCATCTCGTGGGCATGAAACTCATGGATCTGGTCATTTGCATAAAGATTTTTTGGAG GTGATGGACTTTATAAATGATGCGGTTGTGACACTAGATGCATTTGCTGATGCATATAGACCTGCAAGTTTTTACTTGTCTCTTTCATTTGAGATGAA TTATGGGAATGAAGATATGCTCAGAACTTTGGCAAGACTGCATGATTCTTTGCTGCCATCTTTGCAGAAAGGTCTTGCAATTGTTTCTAGTACCATTGCTGATGGGTCATCGAACAGCCTGCTCACTGAAACACTTCTCAGTCTAAGAATGTTGTCAGCGAGAATAGTCAAGTTTGGTTGGAAATTGCTTGACTTTTGCTATTTGAATGATAAGTTAATAGAGGACGGGTTTCAAACTGCTTCAAAGATGTTTCCAGCCAGAGTTGAGGATCCTGTCATAAGGGGAGATATTCTAGTTCAGACGTTCAAAGAGATTAATCAGgaaatttcttataaattttcagaAAATCATGGAAATGGAACATTTCTTCAGAAACTTgagacagagttcaagattttgaGACGTGTTGATGACCTTCGCAGCAATG GATGGCTCTTTATGGATGAGGAACAATATCGATATATATCTCGTATTGCAGCACCAACTCATCTAAAGTCCTGGGAGTTGGGATCTGTGATCCCCATCTCTTCACTGAATGAAAAAGTACAGATGGATGAGGAGACTGTAATAGCTGAGTCTAAGATTAGTCAAATTAAGGACCTCTTCCCAGATTATGGGAGAGGTTTTCTATCAGCTTGTCTTGAAGTCTATAACCAGAATCCCGAGGAAGTGATTCAGAGGATACTAGAGGGAACACTTCATGAAGATCTTTTGTCTTTAGATACTTCACTAGAGCAGGTTCCATCACGAAAACAGACATCCAGCCACAGTGATAAAGGGAAAGGTTTATTACTAGAATCTGCACCTCAAGGTACCTTGCCATCTACCGCCACGGGTTCTAGTAGGCAGCGGAAAGATGACGCTGGCCCTCCATCTTCCTCTCTTTCATCCTCGTACGGGCGATACACAAGAAAGCCTAATGATGAAGTTCCTAATTCCACCATTCTTGACTCAAGAACAGCTAAAGATGCTGTAAGGGCAGCCGTCCTTGCAGCAGAGCTTGAATATGAAGATGAATATGACGACTCATTTGATGATCTAGGCCTGAGTATCGTTGAATCAGTAACCGAGGAGACAGAGAACTTATCTGATAGAATTAAATCCTTAACAGGAATAGCCTCAGGTTCAGATACTGGAGGTTCATCAAATTCTATCTCGAAATGGAGTTCACAAAAGAAGCTACAATTTTACGTCAAGGATGGGAAGAACTATAGCTATAAAGTTTCTGGTTCAATTGCTGTGTACGATGCTCAAGAAGCAGCTCTTGTCAACCAAGCACAGAAAGAGATGATTCATGGTCTGGGACGTGGTGGAAATTTACCAGTTGGGGCTGTTAAGAGGCTGATGGATGCCGAGGACCAGGACCAAGAACATCAGATGCCTGACACCGCAGAAAATGCAGGTAGAGGGAACACCAATCCtcagggaaggggaggaaggagaggcGGCAGGCACCACCACCACCGGAAGGATAGAGCAATGAAGAAGCACTTGTCAGGAGTGGGTGGCTATTAG
- the LOC135634317 gene encoding pentatricopeptide repeat-containing protein At1g25360-like isoform X2, with product MRGHVSSLSLDLAPVANHYAAVLHRVATAPAPFLRRLRAVHAHILASGFKPRAHILNRLIDLYSKSGDLPSARRLFDATTARRHDSIAATSLITAYSAGGHLDAARQIFDHTPLASRDTVFYNAMISSYSRASDGPAAVAVFRDMMDDRVPRDSYTFTGVLSAAAAILPLELTQCQQLHCSVVKSGTENSVSVSNALIALYAKCEAQEAAVHAREVFDLMPERDELTWTTVVVGYVRRGDIGEARRVFDEMEGRFDVVWNAMISGYVHHGLISEALEMFRQMHCLGIPLDEFTYTSVLSACANGELFNHGKAVHAHIIRVAPDFDPETALPVENVLVTLYSKDGNVDVARRIFNDIRRKDVVSWNAMLTGYLNSGKIHDAIDIFRDMPQKNQLTWMVMISGFLHNGLAEEGLKLFNQMKEEGVKPCDYAYAGTIAACGELGALEHGRQLHAQLIQLGYESSNSAGNALLTMYAKCGSVEAAHLTFLMMPNVDSVSWNAMIAALGQHGHGIEAIDLFDKMIKDGISPDRISFLTVLSACSHSGLVDEGFQYFESMERDHGISPGEDHYARLIDLLGRAGRIDEAWNVIRSMQFAPGPSIWEAVLSGCRIHGDMTLGIYAAEQLFKMIPQHDGTYILLSHLYAAVGQWAGVAKVRKLMKDRGVKKEPGCSWIEVANKVHVFLVNDIMHPDVQEIYKFLEILGVKMRKLGYVPNTKFVLHDVESGQKEYVLSTHSEKLAVAFGLLKLPAGAPVRVLKNLRICGDCHSAIMFMSMAVDREIIVRDGSC from the exons ATGAGAGGACATGTCTCCTCTCTCTCCCTCGATCTCGCCCCTGTCGCGAACCATTACGCCGCCGTTCTTCACCGCGTCGCCACCGCCCCGGCCCCTTTCCTCCGCCGCCTCCGTGCCGTCCACGCCCACATCCTcgcctccggcttcaagccccgcGCCCACATCCTCAACCGCCTCATCGACCTCTACTCCAAGTCCGGCGACCTCCCCTCCGCCCGCCGCCTCTTCGATGCTACCACCGCCCGGCGTCACGATTCCATCGCTGCTACTTCTCTCATCACCGCCTACTCCGCTGGCGGCCACCTCGATGCCGCCCGCCAGATCTTCGATCACACTCCTCTCGCATCCCGCGACACCGTCTTCTACAATGCCATGATCTCCAGTTACTCCCGCGCCTCCGATGGCCCTGCTGCCGTGGCAGTGTTCCGCGACATGATGGACGATCGAGTCCCTCGTGATAGCTATACATTCACGGGCGTTCTCAGTGCCGCCGCTGCTATACTTCCTCTGGAGCTCACGCAGTGCCAGCAGCTCCATTGTTCGGTGGTTAAGTCCGGAACTGAAAATTCTGTCTCCGTATCGAATGCTCTCATTGCGCTGTACGCGAAGTGTGAGGCTCAAGAAGCAGCGGTGCATGCCCGGGAGGTGTTTGATCTGATGCCGGAAAGAGATGAGCTGACTTGGACCACAGTGGTGGTTGGATACGTTAGGAGAGGTGACATTGGTGAGGCTCGTCGAGTCTTTGATGAGATGGAAGGAAGATTTGATGTGGTTTGGAATGCGATGATTTCAGGTTATGTTCATCATGGACTTATCTCAGAAGCTCTCGAGATGTTTAGACAGATGCATTGTCTTGGTATTCCTCTTGATGAGTTTACCTACACTAGCGTGCTCAGTGCATGTGCAAATGGAGAACTGTTTAACCATGGTAAGGCTGTTCATGCCCACATCATTCGGGTGGCACCAGATTTTGATCCAGAGACAGCATTGCCTGTTGAGAATGTGTTAGTCACTTTGTACTCCAAAGATGGAAATGTTGATGTTGCAAGAAGAATCTTCAATGACATCCGGAGGAAGGATGTTGTCTCCTGGAATGCCATGTTGACGGGGTATCTAAATAGTGGGAAAATTCATGATGCCATTGATATTTTCAGGGACATGCCACAGAAGAATCAGTTGACATGGATGGTTATGATCTCAGGCTTCTTGCATAATGGGCTTGCAGAGGAAGGTCTGAAGCTTTTCAATCAAATGAAGGAGGAAGGTGTCAAACCATGTGATTATGCATACGCAGGAACAATTGCTGCTTGTGGTGAGCTAGGGGCATTGGAGCATGGAAGGCAGCTCCATGCTCAGCTTATCCAATTAGGTTACGAGTCAAGCAACTCAGCAGGCAATGCGCTTTTGACAATGTACGCAAAATGTGGTTCTGTGGAGGCAGCACATCTAACATTCCTTATGATGCCCAATGTGGACTCTGTATCTTGGAATGCAATGATAGCAGCCCTCGGGCAGCATGGGCATGGAATAGAAGCAATTGATCTCTTTGACAAGATGATCAAGGATGGGATCAGTCCAGACAGGATCTCTTTCCTTACAGTCCTGTCAGCCTGCAGTCATTCTGGTTTAGTTGATGAAGGCTTCCAATACTTTGAGTCAATGGAGCGTGATCATGGTATTAGCCCAGGGGAAGATCATTATGCCAGGTTGATTGATTTGCTTGGTCGAGCTGGTCGAATTGATGAAGCTTGGAATGTCATCAGATCAATGCAGTTTGCACCTGGTCCATCCATTTGGGAAGCTGTTCTCTCTGGTTGTCGAATTCATGGGGATATGACTCTAGGAATATATGCAGCAGAGCAGCTTTTCAAGATGATTCCACAACATGATGGAACATATATCCTCTTGTCCCATCTTTATGCAGCTGTTGGCCAGTGGGCAGGTGTGGCAAAGGTAAGGAAACTGATGAAGGATCGAGGTGTGAAGAAGGAACCTGGGTGCAGCTGGATCGAAGTAGCCAATAAGGTTCATGTGTTCCTGGTCAATGATATAATGCATCCTGATGTTCAAGAAATATACAAATTCCTCGAGATACTTGGTGTTAAGATGCGAAAGCTGGGTTATGTCCCTAATACCAAGTTTGTGTTGCATGACGTTGAGTCTGGGCAAAAGGAATATGTCTTGTCTACTCATAGTGAGAAATTAGCTGTTGCATTTGGCCTTCTAAAGTTGCCAGCTGGTGCACCAGTTAGAGTTCTGAAGAACTTAAGGATCTGTGGAGATTGCCATTCAGCAATCATGTTCATGTCAATGGCAGTTGATAGAGAGATTATTGTCAGAGATG GCTCTTGTTGA
- the LOC135634317 gene encoding pentatricopeptide repeat-containing protein At1g25360-like isoform X1 → MRGHVSSLSLDLAPVANHYAAVLHRVATAPAPFLRRLRAVHAHILASGFKPRAHILNRLIDLYSKSGDLPSARRLFDATTARRHDSIAATSLITAYSAGGHLDAARQIFDHTPLASRDTVFYNAMISSYSRASDGPAAVAVFRDMMDDRVPRDSYTFTGVLSAAAAILPLELTQCQQLHCSVVKSGTENSVSVSNALIALYAKCEAQEAAVHAREVFDLMPERDELTWTTVVVGYVRRGDIGEARRVFDEMEGRFDVVWNAMISGYVHHGLISEALEMFRQMHCLGIPLDEFTYTSVLSACANGELFNHGKAVHAHIIRVAPDFDPETALPVENVLVTLYSKDGNVDVARRIFNDIRRKDVVSWNAMLTGYLNSGKIHDAIDIFRDMPQKNQLTWMVMISGFLHNGLAEEGLKLFNQMKEEGVKPCDYAYAGTIAACGELGALEHGRQLHAQLIQLGYESSNSAGNALLTMYAKCGSVEAAHLTFLMMPNVDSVSWNAMIAALGQHGHGIEAIDLFDKMIKDGISPDRISFLTVLSACSHSGLVDEGFQYFESMERDHGISPGEDHYARLIDLLGRAGRIDEAWNVIRSMQFAPGPSIWEAVLSGCRIHGDMTLGIYAAEQLFKMIPQHDGTYILLSHLYAAVGQWAGVAKVRKLMKDRGVKKEPGCSWIEVANKVHVFLVNDIMHPDVQEIYKFLEILGVKMRKLGYVPNTKFVLHDVESGQKEYVLSTHSEKLAVAFGLLKLPAGAPVRVLKNLRICGDCHSAIMFMSMAVDREIIVRDGKRFHHFKDGQCSCGNYW, encoded by the coding sequence ATGAGAGGACATGTCTCCTCTCTCTCCCTCGATCTCGCCCCTGTCGCGAACCATTACGCCGCCGTTCTTCACCGCGTCGCCACCGCCCCGGCCCCTTTCCTCCGCCGCCTCCGTGCCGTCCACGCCCACATCCTcgcctccggcttcaagccccgcGCCCACATCCTCAACCGCCTCATCGACCTCTACTCCAAGTCCGGCGACCTCCCCTCCGCCCGCCGCCTCTTCGATGCTACCACCGCCCGGCGTCACGATTCCATCGCTGCTACTTCTCTCATCACCGCCTACTCCGCTGGCGGCCACCTCGATGCCGCCCGCCAGATCTTCGATCACACTCCTCTCGCATCCCGCGACACCGTCTTCTACAATGCCATGATCTCCAGTTACTCCCGCGCCTCCGATGGCCCTGCTGCCGTGGCAGTGTTCCGCGACATGATGGACGATCGAGTCCCTCGTGATAGCTATACATTCACGGGCGTTCTCAGTGCCGCCGCTGCTATACTTCCTCTGGAGCTCACGCAGTGCCAGCAGCTCCATTGTTCGGTGGTTAAGTCCGGAACTGAAAATTCTGTCTCCGTATCGAATGCTCTCATTGCGCTGTACGCGAAGTGTGAGGCTCAAGAAGCAGCGGTGCATGCCCGGGAGGTGTTTGATCTGATGCCGGAAAGAGATGAGCTGACTTGGACCACAGTGGTGGTTGGATACGTTAGGAGAGGTGACATTGGTGAGGCTCGTCGAGTCTTTGATGAGATGGAAGGAAGATTTGATGTGGTTTGGAATGCGATGATTTCAGGTTATGTTCATCATGGACTTATCTCAGAAGCTCTCGAGATGTTTAGACAGATGCATTGTCTTGGTATTCCTCTTGATGAGTTTACCTACACTAGCGTGCTCAGTGCATGTGCAAATGGAGAACTGTTTAACCATGGTAAGGCTGTTCATGCCCACATCATTCGGGTGGCACCAGATTTTGATCCAGAGACAGCATTGCCTGTTGAGAATGTGTTAGTCACTTTGTACTCCAAAGATGGAAATGTTGATGTTGCAAGAAGAATCTTCAATGACATCCGGAGGAAGGATGTTGTCTCCTGGAATGCCATGTTGACGGGGTATCTAAATAGTGGGAAAATTCATGATGCCATTGATATTTTCAGGGACATGCCACAGAAGAATCAGTTGACATGGATGGTTATGATCTCAGGCTTCTTGCATAATGGGCTTGCAGAGGAAGGTCTGAAGCTTTTCAATCAAATGAAGGAGGAAGGTGTCAAACCATGTGATTATGCATACGCAGGAACAATTGCTGCTTGTGGTGAGCTAGGGGCATTGGAGCATGGAAGGCAGCTCCATGCTCAGCTTATCCAATTAGGTTACGAGTCAAGCAACTCAGCAGGCAATGCGCTTTTGACAATGTACGCAAAATGTGGTTCTGTGGAGGCAGCACATCTAACATTCCTTATGATGCCCAATGTGGACTCTGTATCTTGGAATGCAATGATAGCAGCCCTCGGGCAGCATGGGCATGGAATAGAAGCAATTGATCTCTTTGACAAGATGATCAAGGATGGGATCAGTCCAGACAGGATCTCTTTCCTTACAGTCCTGTCAGCCTGCAGTCATTCTGGTTTAGTTGATGAAGGCTTCCAATACTTTGAGTCAATGGAGCGTGATCATGGTATTAGCCCAGGGGAAGATCATTATGCCAGGTTGATTGATTTGCTTGGTCGAGCTGGTCGAATTGATGAAGCTTGGAATGTCATCAGATCAATGCAGTTTGCACCTGGTCCATCCATTTGGGAAGCTGTTCTCTCTGGTTGTCGAATTCATGGGGATATGACTCTAGGAATATATGCAGCAGAGCAGCTTTTCAAGATGATTCCACAACATGATGGAACATATATCCTCTTGTCCCATCTTTATGCAGCTGTTGGCCAGTGGGCAGGTGTGGCAAAGGTAAGGAAACTGATGAAGGATCGAGGTGTGAAGAAGGAACCTGGGTGCAGCTGGATCGAAGTAGCCAATAAGGTTCATGTGTTCCTGGTCAATGATATAATGCATCCTGATGTTCAAGAAATATACAAATTCCTCGAGATACTTGGTGTTAAGATGCGAAAGCTGGGTTATGTCCCTAATACCAAGTTTGTGTTGCATGACGTTGAGTCTGGGCAAAAGGAATATGTCTTGTCTACTCATAGTGAGAAATTAGCTGTTGCATTTGGCCTTCTAAAGTTGCCAGCTGGTGCACCAGTTAGAGTTCTGAAGAACTTAAGGATCTGTGGAGATTGCCATTCAGCAATCATGTTCATGTCAATGGCAGTTGATAGAGAGATTATTGTCAGAGATGGTAAGCGCTTTCACCATTTTAAGGATGGGCAGTGCTCTTGCGGGAACTATTGGTGA